The following nucleotide sequence is from Malania oleifera isolate guangnan ecotype guangnan chromosome 4, ASM2987363v1, whole genome shotgun sequence.
GTTAAAGTCTCAGCTGCATTCCCACTTTCGTTCTTAGAGAGATCGGACATAAAACACCACAGAAATATGCAAAAGGTATTTCGCTTTCTCAAGAAAACTAGGTCTTATGTCATTGTAGAAGCCAGTATCAGTGGGGAATTAAGTATGGGAGATCAATTCATCCGGTCAGTTATCGAAAGAGCCACGCTAGCCTCTTCTGTTCTTTCTTCCAATGATGTTGTTCCAATGGTTTTGACAATTAAGAACTCTGCTCTTCCCAGTGCCATAGAAGTTGCTGGGTACTCTGATAAGGTCTTCAGATCCCTCAAGAACAACAGCCAAATTTTACACAAGGTAAATGGGTTATATGCAGAAGTGTCTCCTGTGGAAGAATTTGAGCAGAAAGAACTCAAAAGAGAAGAGGAACAGATGTTCCACTTTTCCCACAGAGAACTCATTACCCAATTTAATTACAAAACAACCTTGCACAGTGTAATTGATCCACCAACAACAACCTTCCCCACAAATCCTTCAACGGCAGCAGTCACTATCCCTCCTATTGTCACCGTTCCCTCTTCCAACCCAAACACCATGACACCAGCCAATCCTGCTTCTGCCATTCCGTCCGGAAATCCGGTGAATTCACCGATTCCAGTCACAGTTCCGGGAGCACAACCCATTACTAACCCAGTAACAACTTATCCGGCACCGCCGGGACCCGTAACACCACCGGCGATGCAGCCTCCTCCGGCGACCATGAGCTCTCCTGCAGTTCCAGGACAAACTTGGTGTGTGGCCAAGAGTGGAGTCCAGCAGGGTGCACTCCAAGCAGCGCTTGATTATGCTTGTGGATTTGGTGGAGCAGACTGTTCCCAAATCCAGCAGGGTGGGAGCTGTTACAATCCAAATACTCTTCAAAACCATGCTTCATATGCATTTAACAGTTACTATCAGAAGACACCAGTTGTGTCCAGCTGTGACTTTGGTGGAGTAGCCGCAACAGTT
It contains:
- the LOC131154404 gene encoding glucan endo-1,3-beta-glucosidase 3-like; this encodes MNSIMAMGASKCLFLFLLSVLTLCSSGTLVGFSYDARRNSAASPLKAVSFLKQNKVSPSQIRVFVADHSVLNSLSETGVSVDLFLNETQVGNLEKFNTSAVSWLKTQLTTLLPHVNIKTIIAGGGRSGVLDENSLSMLPSTLKSIHSLLSSFHLDGKVKVSAAFPLSFLERSDIKHHRNMQKVFRFLKKTRSYVIVEASISGELSMGDQFIRSVIERATLASSVLSSNDVVPMVLTIKNSALPSAIEVAGYSDKVFRSLKNNSQILHKVNGLYAEVSPVEEFEQKELKREEEQMFHFSHRELITQFNYKTTLHSVIDPPTTTFPTNPSTAAVTIPPIVTVPSSNPNTMTPANPASAIPSGNPVNSPIPVTVPGAQPITNPVTTYPAPPGPVTPPAMQPPPATMSSPAVPGQTWCVAKSGVQQGALQAALDYACGFGGADCSQIQQGGSCYNPNTLQNHASYAFNSYYQKTPVVSSCDFGGVAATVNANPSTGSCIYTTSSSTTSPPATPSSSTSPPATPSSSSPSPPSLSLSPPLVPPSSSLPTTPPPSLGTPASGSVSPPTVLNTSNPASGTGFGLDSPPPASNFSSMAAGKRPFVSCITLVASFIIGKFILDL